From a region of the Posidoniimonas corsicana genome:
- a CDS encoding CPXCG motif-containing cysteine-rich protein, with amino-acid sequence MSPEASYICGECGEEIVIPVDLSAGPSQQYVEDCPVCCRANVISVEVDDDGDARAWAELE; translated from the coding sequence TTGTCCCCTGAAGCCTCCTACATCTGCGGCGAGTGCGGCGAGGAGATCGTCATCCCGGTCGACCTCTCGGCCGGCCCCTCGCAGCAGTACGTCGAAGACTGTCCCGTCTGCTGCCGCGCGAACGTGATATCCGTCGAAGTCGACGACGACGGCGACGCCCGCGCGTGGGCCGAGCTGGAGTAG
- a CDS encoding CHRD domain-containing protein, with product MTTTPLRIAAVAAVLCLPLGASADHLTEWTFPLTTAQTNPPASFPGGATLPSGLASVVIDSDAMTISWDVDYQDLTGPIVAPGAHFHGPAMLGANAGVQIFLSDGDPPEPASGNLSGMAALSNEQLSDVLGGLWYLNIHTGDNMSGELRGQVVPEPATLLLLASAAGLATTARCRRG from the coding sequence ATGACGACCACCCCTCTGCGAATCGCCGCGGTTGCCGCGGTCCTCTGTCTGCCGCTGGGCGCCTCGGCCGATCACCTCACCGAGTGGACGTTCCCGCTCACCACCGCGCAAACCAACCCGCCGGCCAGCTTCCCGGGCGGCGCGACGCTGCCGTCGGGGCTGGCGTCGGTCGTCATCGACAGCGACGCCATGACCATCTCGTGGGACGTCGACTACCAGGACCTGACCGGGCCGATTGTCGCCCCCGGCGCCCACTTCCACGGCCCGGCCATGCTGGGCGCCAACGCCGGCGTGCAGATTTTCCTCTCCGATGGCGACCCGCCCGAGCCGGCCAGCGGCAACCTGTCGGGCATGGCGGCGCTGTCCAATGAGCAGCTGTCGGACGTGCTCGGCGGTCTGTGGTACCTCAACATCCACACCGGCGACAACATGTCCGGCGAACTCCGCGGCCAGGTCGTGCCGGAGCCTGCCACGCTGCTCCTGCTGGCGTCCGCCGCCGGCTTGGCCACCACCGCCCGGTGCCGTCGCGGGTAG
- a CDS encoding acetyltransferase, which translates to MKVEQATRNEYPAMIEVWESSVRATHDFLSAEDIDGLKPLILEQYFDAVELTCAAADDGRLLGFCGVLAGRIEMLFVAAEARGRGVGRLLTRHAVEIQGATKVDVNEQNPQAVGFYERMGFHVVGRSPLDGQGRPFPLLHMELGDAGLR; encoded by the coding sequence ATGAAGGTCGAACAGGCCACGAGGAACGAGTACCCCGCCATGATAGAAGTCTGGGAGTCGTCCGTCAGGGCAACCCACGACTTCCTGTCCGCGGAAGATATCGACGGGCTCAAGCCGCTGATCCTCGAGCAGTACTTCGACGCGGTCGAGCTTACGTGCGCCGCCGCGGACGATGGCCGACTCCTTGGCTTCTGCGGCGTGCTGGCGGGCCGCATCGAGATGCTGTTTGTGGCCGCCGAGGCGCGGGGGCGTGGCGTCGGGCGATTGCTGACCCGCCACGCGGTCGAGATCCAGGGCGCCACCAAGGTTGACGTCAACGAGCAGAACCCGCAGGCGGTTGGGTTCTATGAACGCATGGGGTTCCACGTCGTGGGACGTTCGCCGCTCGACGGGCAGGGCAGGCCGTTCCCGCTGCTGCACATGGAGCTGGGGGACGCCGGGCTGCGCTAG
- a CDS encoding polyphosphate kinase 2 family protein, whose amino-acid sequence MPKPFTFDPGDKINLKDVAARPDVGHWDKESAAERMAENTAKSRDLAYRLYAENKQTLLLVLQGMDTAGKDGTIRHVTTGINPQSFQIAPFKQPSSEELDHDFLWRVHKAVPRRGNVGIFNRSQYEDVLIVRVHNLVPKSVWSTRYDRINDFEKLLTEGGVRIVKCFLHISKEEQRERLQARLDNPDKRWKFSKGDLAERKLWDDYQEAYEDALNKCNTKHAPWHIIPSDRKWYRNLIVSELLKDTLEDLDPQFPPSEEGLDGIVVE is encoded by the coding sequence ATGCCCAAGCCGTTTACGTTCGACCCCGGCGACAAGATCAACCTGAAGGACGTCGCCGCCCGGCCGGACGTCGGCCACTGGGACAAGGAGTCCGCCGCCGAGCGGATGGCCGAGAACACCGCCAAAAGCCGCGACCTGGCGTACCGGCTGTACGCCGAGAACAAGCAGACGCTGCTGCTGGTGCTGCAGGGCATGGACACCGCCGGCAAGGACGGCACCATCCGCCACGTCACGACCGGCATCAACCCGCAGAGCTTCCAGATCGCGCCGTTCAAGCAGCCCAGCTCCGAGGAGCTGGACCACGACTTCCTGTGGCGTGTCCACAAGGCGGTGCCCCGGCGGGGCAACGTGGGGATCTTCAACCGCTCGCAGTACGAGGACGTGCTGATAGTCCGGGTGCACAACCTGGTCCCCAAGTCGGTCTGGAGCACCCGCTACGACCGCATCAACGACTTCGAGAAGCTGCTGACCGAGGGCGGCGTGCGGATCGTCAAGTGCTTCCTCCACATCAGCAAGGAGGAGCAGCGTGAGCGGCTGCAGGCGCGGCTCGACAACCCCGACAAGCGGTGGAAATTCAGCAAGGGCGACCTGGCCGAGCGCAAGCTGTGGGACGACTACCAGGAGGCCTACGAGGACGCGCTCAACAAGTGCAACACCAAGCACGCGCCCTGGCACATCATCCCCAGCGACCGCAAGTGGTACCGCAACCTGATCGTCAGCGAGCTGCTCAAGGACACGCTCGAGGACCTCGACCCGCAGTTCCCCCCCAGCGAAGAAGGGCTGGATGGGATTGTTGTGGAGTGA
- a CDS encoding serine/threonine-protein kinase, which produces MAQDSASELDVEQLVDGICDRFELAWTDGPPPDIAGFLDQAPPQLTLRVLAELWAIELHHRRDADGRRVDDARLAEIHPQLVPLLAELPTLDGVGPGPGGASDVMLASGESSRATRRESGRGKQRPTESRGLHIRCPHCSNAVELLADSPVDDVECESCGSQFSLVGSPDDEDAEHALDTLGRFELLSRLGVGGFGTVWKARDTELHRIVALKIPRKGRLSTREVEQFLREARSAAQLRHPNIVPVFEVGREGDTLFIISEFVRGVTLSEWAARKPQPPREVAELCAVVADALHCAHTEGVVHRDLKPSNVMLDYSRRPRLMDFGLAKRDAGEVTMTMDGQVLGTPAYMSPEQARGHGHWTDRRTDVYSLGVMLFELLTGELPFRGNAAAQIQRRLTADPPSPRTLNRGVPEDLATISLKCMELDPNRRYQAAAEVADELRRYLAGQPINARPLSKLGHAARWARRNPALASAIALGAVLAVAGPTAAVVIGLKNQRIEEQLAERNGLIIQAEEDRARFERRAADAEERLAAITSLDPRPDADRDWRRELIERLLDERLARYAAEVNDLPSAEQRAAAKIALARLLAAADRNDAAATQLVSALAEELEPSPARTDAYLLLAELLLLAGNQEGAAAALADMRAEGEGESPTNLIPEIDARMLQVRAHNDLAAKTTSLRDARDSVEKLLNELPTQADRLPEIAKQLLGE; this is translated from the coding sequence ATGGCCCAAGACTCCGCCTCAGAACTCGACGTCGAGCAGCTGGTCGACGGCATCTGCGACCGGTTCGAGCTCGCCTGGACTGACGGCCCACCGCCCGACATCGCGGGGTTCCTCGACCAGGCGCCGCCGCAGCTCACGCTCCGCGTGCTGGCGGAGCTGTGGGCGATCGAGCTGCACCACCGCCGCGACGCCGACGGCCGCCGCGTCGACGACGCCCGCCTGGCCGAGATCCACCCGCAGCTGGTGCCGCTGCTGGCCGAGCTCCCCACGCTGGACGGCGTGGGGCCTGGCCCGGGCGGCGCGTCGGACGTGATGCTGGCGTCGGGAGAATCCAGCCGCGCCACCCGCCGCGAGTCCGGCCGCGGCAAGCAGCGCCCCACCGAGTCTCGCGGGCTGCACATCCGCTGCCCCCACTGCAGCAACGCGGTCGAGCTGCTGGCCGACTCGCCCGTCGACGACGTCGAGTGCGAGTCGTGCGGCAGCCAGTTCAGCCTGGTCGGCTCGCCCGACGACGAGGACGCGGAGCACGCGCTCGACACGCTCGGGCGGTTCGAGCTGCTCAGCCGGCTGGGCGTGGGCGGGTTCGGCACCGTGTGGAAGGCCCGCGACACCGAGCTGCACCGCATCGTTGCCCTGAAGATCCCCCGCAAGGGCCGGCTCAGCACCCGCGAGGTGGAGCAGTTTCTCCGCGAGGCCCGCTCCGCCGCGCAGCTCCGCCACCCCAACATCGTGCCGGTGTTCGAGGTCGGCCGAGAGGGCGACACGCTGTTCATCATCAGCGAGTTTGTCCGCGGCGTGACGCTGTCCGAGTGGGCCGCCCGCAAGCCGCAGCCGCCCCGCGAGGTCGCCGAGCTGTGCGCCGTGGTCGCCGACGCGCTGCACTGCGCGCACACCGAGGGCGTGGTGCACCGCGACCTCAAGCCGTCCAACGTGATGCTCGACTACTCCCGCCGCCCGCGGCTGATGGACTTCGGCCTGGCCAAGCGGGACGCGGGCGAGGTCACGATGACGATGGACGGGCAGGTGCTCGGCACGCCGGCCTACATGTCGCCCGAGCAGGCCCGCGGCCACGGCCACTGGACCGACCGCCGCACGGACGTGTACTCGCTGGGGGTGATGCTGTTCGAGCTGCTGACCGGCGAGCTGCCGTTCCGCGGCAACGCCGCCGCCCAGATCCAGCGCCGCCTGACGGCCGACCCGCCCAGCCCCCGCACCCTCAACCGCGGCGTGCCCGAGGACCTGGCCACCATCAGCCTGAAGTGCATGGAGCTGGACCCCAACCGCCGGTACCAGGCCGCCGCCGAAGTAGCCGACGAGCTGCGGCGGTACCTGGCCGGCCAGCCGATCAACGCGCGGCCGCTCTCGAAGCTGGGCCACGCCGCCCGCTGGGCCCGCCGCAACCCGGCGCTGGCGTCGGCCATCGCGCTGGGCGCCGTGCTGGCGGTCGCCGGCCCGACGGCCGCGGTCGTGATCGGCCTCAAGAACCAGCGGATCGAAGAGCAGCTGGCCGAGCGCAACGGGCTGATCATCCAGGCGGAGGAGGACCGCGCGCGGTTCGAGAGGCGGGCCGCGGACGCGGAGGAGCGGCTGGCGGCCATCACCAGCCTCGACCCGAGACCAGACGCCGACCGCGACTGGCGCCGCGAGCTCATCGAGCGGCTGCTCGACGAACGGCTGGCGAGGTACGCCGCCGAGGTCAACGACCTCCCCTCCGCCGAGCAGCGCGCCGCCGCCAAGATCGCGCTCGCGCGGCTGCTGGCCGCCGCCGACCGGAACGACGCCGCCGCGACGCAGCTGGTCTCCGCCCTGGCGGAGGAGCTCGAGCCGTCGCCCGCCCGCACGGACGCCTACCTGCTGCTGGCCGAGCTGCTGCTGCTGGCCGGCAACCAAGAGGGCGCCGCCGCCGCGCTGGCCGACATGCGGGCCGAAGGGGAGGGGGAGTCGCCCACGAACCTGATCCCTGAGATCGACGCCAGGATGCTGCAGGTGCGGGCGCACAACGACCTCGCCGCCAAGACAACTTCGCTGCGCGACGCGCGGGACTCGGTCGAGAAGCTGCTAAACGAGCTGCCCACCCAGGCCGACCGGCTGCCGGAAATCGCCAAGCAGCTGCTGGGCGAATAG
- a CDS encoding RtcB family protein, translated as MNRKQLQKLGVPPDCVKPAVQALTRAAQEGEGFGLKGKRAKLLITDVLGEPRSYVDDPVWGELAKELLADAEQPTLSSIDYRTWGDDIDDAAHAQMRQACRVPSAVGAALMPDAHVGYGLPIGGVLACENAVIPYAVGVDIACRMKLSVLDLPVEALANRRNSFKEALTGGTRFGVGVEHRPKQQHDVLDRDWGVSRITREKKDTAWRQLGTSGSGNHFVEFGELTLDQCDDELGLDAGAYVALLSHSGSRGPGAAVCSTYSAVAQRMLPRRFADLGRLAWLSLDSSEGQEYWAAMNLMGEYAAANHAVIHRLVTNLLGAHIVAGVENHHNFAWKEFHNGRELVVHRKGATPAAAGELGVIPGSMADPAFVVRGRGEPASFCSASHGAGRRMSRKQAKDTYRFNAVKGDLAKRGVDVLAAGTDEAPGVYKDIRQVMAAQQDLVDVVARFDPKIVRMCGDGSRAED; from the coding sequence ATGAACCGCAAGCAGCTGCAGAAACTCGGCGTCCCGCCCGACTGCGTCAAACCCGCCGTCCAGGCCCTGACGCGCGCCGCCCAAGAGGGCGAGGGCTTCGGGCTCAAGGGCAAGCGGGCCAAGCTGCTGATCACCGATGTGCTGGGCGAGCCCCGCTCCTACGTTGACGACCCCGTCTGGGGCGAGCTGGCCAAGGAGCTGCTGGCCGACGCCGAGCAGCCGACGCTCTCCAGCATCGACTACCGCACCTGGGGCGACGACATCGACGACGCCGCGCACGCGCAGATGCGCCAGGCGTGCCGCGTTCCCAGCGCGGTCGGCGCCGCGCTGATGCCCGACGCGCACGTCGGCTACGGGCTGCCGATCGGCGGTGTGCTGGCGTGCGAGAACGCGGTCATCCCGTACGCGGTGGGCGTGGACATCGCGTGCCGCATGAAGCTGTCGGTGCTCGACCTGCCGGTCGAGGCGCTCGCCAACCGGCGCAACAGCTTCAAGGAAGCGCTGACCGGCGGCACGCGGTTTGGCGTCGGCGTCGAACACCGACCAAAGCAGCAGCACGACGTGCTGGACCGCGACTGGGGCGTCTCGCGGATCACGCGAGAGAAGAAGGACACCGCCTGGCGTCAGCTGGGCACCAGCGGCTCGGGCAACCATTTCGTCGAGTTCGGCGAGCTCACGCTCGACCAGTGCGACGACGAGCTCGGCCTCGACGCCGGCGCCTACGTGGCGTTGCTCTCGCACAGCGGCAGCCGCGGGCCGGGCGCGGCGGTCTGCAGCACGTATAGCGCCGTCGCGCAGCGGATGCTGCCCCGCCGGTTCGCCGACCTCGGACGTCTGGCGTGGCTCTCGCTCGACAGCTCAGAGGGCCAGGAGTACTGGGCCGCGATGAACCTGATGGGCGAGTACGCCGCGGCCAACCACGCGGTGATCCACCGGCTGGTGACCAACCTGCTGGGCGCCCATATCGTTGCCGGAGTGGAGAACCACCACAACTTCGCCTGGAAAGAGTTCCACAACGGCCGCGAGCTGGTCGTGCACCGCAAGGGCGCCACGCCCGCCGCCGCCGGTGAGCTGGGCGTGATCCCCGGCTCGATGGCCGACCCGGCGTTCGTGGTCCGCGGGCGGGGCGAGCCTGCCAGCTTCTGCTCGGCGTCGCACGGCGCCGGTCGGCGGATGAGCCGCAAGCAGGCCAAGGACACCTACCGCTTCAACGCCGTGAAGGGCGACCTGGCCAAGCGCGGCGTCGACGTGCTGGCCGCCGGCACCGACGAGGCGCCTGGCGTGTACAAGGACATCCGCCAGGTAATGGCCGCCCAGCAGGACCTGGTGGACGTCGTGGCACGCTTCGATCCCAAAATCGTCCGCATGTGCGGCGACGGCTCCCGCGCCGAGGATTGA
- a CDS encoding CatB-related O-acetyltransferase — translation MLDPTKKHPMVMPDGAVIKTVVHLNRVIDHPRIEIGDFTYSGQLTEFDDYAGVLAPFLFPLSPERLVIGRFCQIAHGVRFITSSANHDMRGFSTYPFSNFTMDGDTTPAEVQALFDAAGGKGDTVIGNDVWIGMEAIVMPGVTVGDGAIIGARAVVASDVPPYTVVAGNPARPVKRRFDEPTTRALLAVRWWDWPVEKIEASIDAITGADIDALTRAADAG, via the coding sequence ATGCTCGACCCTACGAAGAAGCACCCGATGGTGATGCCCGACGGCGCCGTCATCAAGACGGTCGTCCACCTGAACCGGGTCATCGACCACCCGCGGATCGAGATCGGCGACTTCACCTACTCCGGGCAGCTCACCGAGTTCGACGACTACGCCGGCGTCCTCGCGCCGTTCCTGTTCCCGCTCAGCCCAGAGCGGCTGGTGATCGGCAGGTTCTGCCAGATTGCCCACGGCGTGCGTTTCATCACGAGCTCCGCCAACCACGACATGCGCGGCTTCTCGACCTACCCGTTCAGCAACTTCACGATGGACGGTGACACCACGCCCGCGGAGGTCCAGGCGTTGTTCGACGCCGCCGGCGGCAAGGGGGACACCGTCATCGGCAACGACGTCTGGATCGGCATGGAGGCCATCGTCATGCCGGGCGTGACCGTCGGCGACGGCGCGATCATCGGCGCCCGTGCGGTCGTCGCGTCGGACGTGCCGCCTTACACCGTCGTCGCCGGCAACCCCGCCCGGCCGGTCAAGCGCCGGTTCGACGAGCCCACCACCCGAGCCCTCCTCGCAGTCCGTTGGTGGGACTGGCCGGTCGAGAAGATCGAGGCCAGCATCGACGCGATCACCGGCGCCGACATCGACGCGCTGACCCGCGCGGCGGACGCGGGCTAG
- a CDS encoding cell surface protein, with the protein MSTQAEQQAPANLPAAASQSMQKYLEKAKDVLEKFGVSTDSETQTELIRLLEEVRHVDEAKVLAIAGVVKHMSTFNKLVRDNVEDINVGNRYLEISQMFDSIREDSKRLIGQLDDGKIGMTEKMSNVWMKIRRGTPHARFEKIVDVYQDVCKDTKDQLDREEEIMDGYIDFRFALKEAEVLAREVLEEQLPHLDKAKADLAAAQQAVTDYSGDDQTQQSRLELRRDEANEAYNREDRVYQLLKDVSENLAIGYDVGETLVTKLRQTHDVKEQVYRRAVTFFTTNEHVFTILGTVYTSQQGLHEAAASTEALKEGVNKSLEDVADLGRELERAALKAGYGSTISPESLEKLVKAISDYQIESLQTVAELRKESEDNAREIRRVVEEGKQRYQQTLSRFALGELDEAS; encoded by the coding sequence ATGTCGACGCAAGCCGAGCAGCAAGCCCCCGCCAACCTCCCCGCGGCGGCCAGCCAGTCGATGCAAAAGTACCTGGAGAAGGCCAAGGACGTGCTGGAGAAGTTCGGCGTGTCGACCGACTCCGAGACGCAGACCGAGCTGATCCGCCTGCTGGAAGAGGTCCGCCACGTGGACGAGGCCAAGGTGCTGGCGATCGCCGGCGTGGTGAAGCACATGAGCACCTTCAACAAGCTGGTGCGCGACAACGTGGAGGACATCAACGTCGGGAATCGGTACCTGGAGATCAGCCAGATGTTCGATTCCATCCGCGAGGACTCCAAGCGGCTCATCGGCCAGCTCGACGACGGCAAGATCGGCATGACCGAGAAGATGAGCAATGTCTGGATGAAGATCCGCCGGGGCACGCCCCACGCCCGCTTCGAGAAGATCGTCGACGTGTACCAGGACGTGTGCAAGGACACCAAGGACCAGCTCGACCGCGAAGAAGAGATCATGGACGGCTACATCGACTTCCGCTTCGCGCTGAAGGAGGCCGAGGTGCTCGCCCGCGAGGTGCTCGAGGAGCAGCTGCCGCACCTGGACAAGGCGAAGGCCGACCTGGCCGCCGCCCAGCAGGCGGTCACCGACTACTCCGGCGACGACCAGACCCAGCAGTCACGCCTGGAGCTCCGCCGCGACGAGGCCAACGAGGCCTACAACCGCGAGGACCGCGTGTACCAGCTGCTGAAGGACGTCTCGGAGAACCTGGCCATCGGCTACGACGTCGGCGAGACGCTGGTCACCAAGCTCCGCCAGACGCACGACGTCAAGGAGCAGGTGTACCGCCGCGCGGTCACCTTCTTCACCACCAACGAGCACGTGTTCACGATCCTCGGCACGGTCTACACCTCGCAGCAGGGCCTGCACGAGGCTGCCGCCAGCACCGAGGCGCTCAAGGAGGGCGTCAACAAGAGCCTAGAGGACGTTGCGGACCTGGGCCGCGAGCTCGAACGCGCCGCGCTGAAGGCCGGCTACGGCTCGACGATCTCGCCGGAGTCGCTCGAGAAGCTCGTCAAGGCGATCAGCGACTACCAGATCGAGTCGCTGCAGACCGTGGCCGAGCTCCGCAAGGAGAGCGAAGACAACGCCCGCGAGATCCGCCGCGTGGTCGAAGAGGGCAAGCAGCGCTACCAGCAGACCCTCAGCCGATTCGCGCTGGGTGAGCTGGACGAAGCGAGCTGA
- a CDS encoding secretin N-terminal domain-containing protein: MSVQSPSSTGRPTLRLLTALVVAGVLAASADAQQRVVIRNGQPVVLEGPQPSGPQPGQPTAQPQPAGQPGEQPNGEEKKEEGGEEKKEEGDEKKSSDVERPEEAPQPPDPRELEARPDENGRVPFSFNGQPWPAVLQWLANISDLSLDWQEMPSGYLNLTTQRTYTLPEARDLINRHLQARGYTLILAGEVLSVFKLDNIDPSLVPRVDEVDLYDHQPHDLVKVTFELPTDMEVAKAAEDFKKLLSKNAKLLPLPSTRRVLAIDTAANLRLVSELLNQERMAEDSREIPRRFVLEHARAEKVIETLYVVLGMDPGGQPSQLALQMQMQQMQQQQRNNNKKAQAPPKDKPKVHLAFNHKENSILANAPPAEMRIIERTIKLLDIPVGGADPVRTASGARFPKTYTLENINPDSLMATLEEIGDLDPLTELRADNQADLLFVRADQQDHEKVQKIIDQLDTGGQEFAVFQLRYHAADAVAGTVMELLKEEEEDNNNRRSYYYYSPFGRNNQEEKKKSTLRVTADVENNRLLVRGTAEELQQVRGLLTKLGELDGRRTADGPAVRVVDSLDPKSTDELLRQLRAAWPAMGGGAELIIEPAKPQESAAEPQRDASQDRSAAAAPKATGATLVSNPYRLLSDQQPVAAEAASVDAQSPAAADGEAAAPEEQSKKPPVAVTVAPDGRIVLMSDDPAALARAEDLLNTLAPREEQFHEFKIKHTDAYYIWYDLEDYFEEELDKEEDSNSNRRYIYYYDYAPQNDDDKSSMMLSKRRKLRFLYIVQTNSVIVANATPQQLDTIGKLIEIWDQPPRDTDITNRRTGMVEVKYSSPTKIANALKEVYRDLLSSRDKEFQTDDEKSGSSYTTAKTTKLEFAGVEASGSPMTESKPIRVRFDGALSIGVDEVSGMLLISARTEIYDDVVRMITLMDEAAMPNNTVQVRRVSAAQVDSIQRALSSTMGKTWVGGKPEEAAPQQPQQPQENNNDRRRDRDRRRRGGDRGRG, from the coding sequence ATGTCCGTGCAGAGCCCCTCATCCACCGGACGACCGACGCTCCGCCTGCTGACGGCCCTGGTTGTGGCCGGCGTCCTCGCGGCCTCGGCCGACGCGCAGCAGCGGGTTGTGATCCGCAACGGGCAGCCGGTAGTCCTGGAGGGGCCCCAGCCCAGTGGGCCGCAGCCGGGCCAGCCAACTGCCCAGCCACAGCCCGCCGGCCAGCCGGGCGAGCAGCCCAACGGCGAAGAGAAGAAAGAAGAGGGCGGTGAAGAGAAGAAAGAGGAGGGGGACGAGAAGAAGTCCTCGGATGTTGAGCGACCCGAAGAAGCGCCGCAGCCGCCCGACCCGCGTGAGCTCGAGGCCCGTCCCGACGAGAACGGCCGCGTGCCCTTTAGCTTCAACGGCCAGCCCTGGCCGGCCGTGCTGCAATGGCTGGCGAACATCAGCGACCTGAGCCTCGACTGGCAGGAGATGCCGTCGGGGTACCTCAACCTCACCACGCAGCGCACCTACACGCTTCCCGAGGCCCGCGACCTCATCAACCGGCACCTGCAGGCGCGGGGCTACACGCTGATCCTGGCCGGTGAGGTGCTGAGCGTCTTCAAGCTGGACAACATCGACCCCAGCCTGGTGCCCAGGGTGGACGAGGTCGACCTCTACGACCACCAGCCGCACGACCTGGTGAAGGTCACGTTCGAATTGCCGACCGACATGGAGGTCGCCAAGGCGGCCGAGGACTTCAAGAAGCTGCTCAGCAAGAACGCCAAGCTGCTGCCGCTGCCGTCGACGCGGCGCGTGCTGGCGATCGACACCGCCGCCAACCTGCGGCTGGTCAGCGAGCTGCTGAACCAGGAGCGGATGGCCGAGGACAGCCGCGAGATCCCCCGCCGCTTCGTGCTGGAGCACGCCCGCGCGGAGAAGGTCATCGAGACGCTCTACGTGGTGCTCGGCATGGACCCGGGCGGCCAGCCCTCGCAGCTCGCGCTGCAGATGCAGATGCAGCAGATGCAGCAGCAGCAGCGGAACAACAACAAGAAGGCCCAGGCGCCCCCGAAGGACAAGCCGAAGGTCCACCTGGCCTTCAACCACAAAGAGAACAGCATCCTCGCCAACGCGCCCCCGGCGGAGATGCGGATCATCGAACGCACCATCAAGCTGCTCGACATCCCGGTCGGCGGCGCCGACCCGGTCCGCACGGCCAGCGGCGCCCGGTTCCCCAAGACCTACACGCTAGAGAACATCAACCCCGACTCGCTGATGGCCACCCTCGAGGAGATCGGCGACCTCGACCCGCTGACCGAGCTGCGGGCCGACAACCAGGCCGACCTGCTGTTCGTCCGCGCCGACCAGCAGGACCACGAGAAGGTGCAGAAGATCATCGACCAGCTCGACACGGGCGGCCAGGAGTTCGCCGTGTTCCAGCTGCGGTACCACGCGGCCGACGCGGTCGCCGGCACCGTGATGGAGCTGCTCAAGGAGGAGGAAGAGGACAACAACAACCGCCGCTCGTACTACTACTACTCGCCGTTCGGACGCAACAACCAGGAAGAGAAGAAGAAGTCGACGCTCCGCGTCACAGCCGACGTTGAGAACAACCGGCTGTTGGTCCGCGGCACCGCCGAGGAGCTGCAGCAGGTCCGCGGGCTGCTGACCAAGCTCGGCGAGCTGGACGGCCGCAGGACCGCCGACGGGCCCGCGGTGCGGGTGGTCGATTCGCTCGACCCCAAGTCGACCGACGAGCTGCTCCGCCAGCTCCGCGCGGCGTGGCCCGCGATGGGCGGCGGGGCGGAGCTGATTATCGAGCCGGCCAAGCCGCAGGAGTCCGCGGCCGAGCCGCAGCGGGATGCCTCTCAGGACCGCAGCGCCGCGGCGGCGCCGAAGGCGACCGGCGCGACGCTGGTGTCCAACCCCTACCGGCTGCTCAGCGACCAGCAGCCGGTCGCGGCCGAGGCCGCCTCGGTCGACGCCCAGTCGCCCGCGGCCGCGGACGGGGAAGCCGCCGCGCCGGAAGAGCAGTCCAAGAAGCCGCCGGTGGCGGTCACCGTCGCGCCCGACGGGCGGATCGTGCTGATGTCCGACGACCCCGCGGCGCTCGCTCGGGCCGAGGACCTGCTCAACACGCTCGCCCCACGCGAAGAGCAGTTCCACGAGTTCAAGATCAAGCACACCGACGCGTACTACATCTGGTACGACCTCGAGGACTACTTCGAGGAGGAGCTAGACAAGGAGGAAGACTCGAACTCGAACCGCCGGTATATCTACTACTACGACTACGCGCCGCAGAACGACGACGACAAGAGCTCGATGATGCTGTCGAAACGCCGGAAGCTGCGGTTCTTGTACATCGTGCAGACGAACTCGGTGATCGTGGCCAACGCCACGCCCCAGCAGCTGGACACCATCGGCAAGCTGATCGAGATCTGGGACCAGCCGCCCCGCGACACCGACATCACCAACCGCCGCACCGGCATGGTCGAGGTGAAGTACTCCAGCCCCACCAAGATCGCCAACGCGCTGAAGGAGGTCTACCGCGACCTGCTGAGCTCGCGGGACAAGGAGTTCCAGACCGACGACGAGAAGTCCGGCAGCAGCTACACGACCGCCAAGACCACCAAGCTCGAGTTTGCCGGCGTCGAGGCGTCCGGCTCGCCAATGACCGAGTCGAAGCCGATCCGCGTGCGGTTTGACGGCGCGCTGTCGATCGGCGTGGACGAGGTCTCCGGCATGCTGCTGATTTCTGCCCGCACCGAGATCTACGACGACGTCGTGCGGATGATCACGCTGATGGACGAGGCCGCCATGCCGAACAACACCGTGCAGGTCCGCCGCGTGAGCGCCGCTCAGGTCGACTCCATCCAGCGGGCGCTCTCCAGCACCATGGGCAAGACCTGGGTCGGCGGCAAGCCGGAGGAGGCAGCCCCGCAGCAGCCCCAGCAGCCGCAAGAGAACAACAACGACCGCCGCCGCGACCGGGACCGCCGCCGCCGCGGCGGTGACCGTGGCCGCGGCTAG